A stretch of Streptomyces vietnamensis DNA encodes these proteins:
- a CDS encoding iron-containing redox enzyme family protein, translated as MTLLTPDVAAQPEAPEARGEVSRGVRNRLLGGGPGDLPRAADIARCSPYGEDLQLALHLCYELCYRGFAGVPDTLEWDPDLLRVRALLEHRFESALRHDCRHRPNVDEALAVLLMEPVDGTGVSHFLMSSGESWHLREYVALRSVHQLREADPHLWVVPRLRGRAKAAMVAVEYDEYGCGRAERMHSRLYAELMADLGLDPAYGRHVDMAGAEVLAASNLMSLFGLHRRLRGALVGHFAALETASPPAASRIAAAMRRTGAGPAAERYYEEHVEADAVHEQLVRREVVGGLLDDEPDLAPDVSFGIAATCLLEERLGDRVMDAWSRGESALRAPLPRP; from the coding sequence ATGACCCTGCTCACTCCGGACGTCGCGGCCCAGCCGGAGGCCCCCGAGGCCCGCGGCGAGGTCTCCCGGGGGGTCCGGAACCGGCTGCTCGGCGGCGGCCCCGGCGATCTGCCCCGGGCCGCCGACATCGCGCGCTGTTCACCGTACGGGGAGGATCTCCAGCTCGCCCTCCACCTCTGCTACGAGCTCTGTTACCGGGGCTTCGCGGGCGTCCCCGACACCCTGGAGTGGGATCCCGACCTGCTCAGGGTCCGGGCCCTGCTCGAGCACCGCTTCGAGAGCGCGCTGCGCCACGACTGCCGCCACCGCCCGAACGTCGACGAGGCGCTGGCCGTCCTGCTCATGGAGCCGGTCGACGGCACGGGCGTCTCCCATTTCCTGATGTCCTCGGGCGAGTCGTGGCACCTGCGCGAGTACGTCGCGCTGCGCTCCGTGCACCAGTTGCGGGAGGCCGATCCGCACCTGTGGGTGGTCCCCCGGCTGCGGGGCCGCGCCAAGGCGGCGATGGTGGCCGTCGAGTACGACGAGTACGGGTGCGGGCGGGCGGAACGGATGCACTCCCGGCTCTACGCGGAGCTGATGGCCGACCTGGGGCTCGACCCCGCCTACGGCCGCCATGTGGACATGGCCGGCGCCGAGGTCCTCGCGGCCTCGAACCTCATGTCGCTGTTCGGCCTGCACCGGAGGCTGCGCGGGGCGCTCGTGGGGCACTTCGCCGCCCTGGAGACGGCCTCGCCGCCCGCCGCCTCCCGCATCGCCGCGGCGATGCGCAGGACCGGCGCGGGACCGGCCGCGGAGCGGTACTACGAGGAGCACGTGGAGGCCGACGCCGTCCACGAGCAGCTCGTGCGCCGCGAGGTCGTCGGCGGCCTCCTCGACGACGAACCGGACCTCGCTCCGGACGTCTCCTTCGGCATCGCCGCGACCTGCCTCCTGGAGGAGCGGCTCGGTGACCGGGTGATGGACGCCTGGTCGCGGGGCGAGAGCGCCCTGCGCGCGCCCCTGCCGCGGCCGTGA
- a CDS encoding CDGSH iron-sulfur domain-containing protein, whose translation MSASPNESAPRVRVPEAGGAAGLGSVRPRTSPPRFRPLPEGPLLVEGPAEIVMPDGSVILCERPVMALCTCRRSLRAPFCDTSHRPRLRDPRPRGARRAPRDPAEEAETS comes from the coding sequence ATGTCTGCTTCCCCGAACGAGAGCGCCCCGCGAGTGAGGGTCCCGGAGGCCGGCGGCGCCGCCGGCCTCGGGAGCGTCCGGCCCCGGACGTCCCCGCCACGGTTCCGTCCGCTCCCCGAGGGTCCGCTGCTCGTGGAGGGACCCGCGGAGATCGTCATGCCGGACGGGTCGGTGATCCTCTGCGAGCGGCCCGTGATGGCGCTCTGCACGTGCCGGCGGAGCCTGCGGGCGCCGTTCTGCGACACGAGCCACCGTCCGCGCCTCCGGGACCCCCGCCCGCGAGGTGCTCGGCGCGCACCGCGGGACCCGGCCGAGGAGGCGGAGACGTCATGA
- a CDS encoding HemK2/MTQ2 family protein methyltransferase produces the protein MGHAVPLAPAPGRGDSAGTLRMCRLPGVYAPQADTALLAARLRREELRPGMRSLDLCTGTGVLAVLAALRGARATAVDISRAAIAASRLNALLHGCRIRTLRGDLDAPVARERFDLVTVNPPYVPSEDPGAPVRGARRSWDAGTDGRLLLDRVCARAPGLLAPSGVLLLVQSSLSGVAATLDALARGGLRARVVERRTEPFGPVMAARADWFAARGLIPPGAGAEELVVIRACRA, from the coding sequence GTGGGTCACGCCGTCCCGCTCGCCCCGGCGCCCGGCCGCGGGGACTCCGCGGGCACCCTGCGGATGTGCCGTCTTCCCGGCGTGTACGCGCCCCAGGCGGACACCGCGCTCCTGGCGGCCCGGCTGCGGCGCGAGGAGCTGCGGCCCGGGATGCGCTCGCTCGACCTGTGCACGGGCACCGGCGTCCTCGCGGTCCTCGCCGCCCTGCGGGGCGCGCGGGCCACCGCCGTCGACATCTCGCGCGCCGCGATCGCCGCCTCCCGGCTCAACGCGCTGTTGCACGGCTGCCGGATCCGGACGCTGCGCGGCGACCTGGACGCGCCGGTGGCGCGCGAACGCTTCGACCTCGTCACCGTGAACCCGCCCTACGTACCCAGCGAGGACCCGGGGGCTCCCGTGCGCGGCGCGCGGCGGAGCTGGGACGCCGGCACCGACGGCCGGCTGCTCCTGGACCGCGTCTGCGCACGGGCCCCGGGCCTCCTGGCGCCGTCCGGGGTCCTGCTCCTCGTCCAGTCCTCGCTCTCCGGGGTCGCCGCCACCCTCGACGCGCTCGCGCGCGGCGGGCTGCGGGCCCGTGTCGTCGAGCGGCGCACCGAGCCGTTCGGGCCCGTGATGGCGGCCCGGGCGGACTGGTTCGCGGCCCGGGGGCTGATCCCTCCGGGCGCGGGTGCCGAGGAGCTCGTGGTGATCCGCGCCTGCCGGGCGTGA
- a CDS encoding carboxylate-amine ligase, whose translation MKILTMGVEEEFVLVDRATRAPVNRAPEVIRRAGRELGPQLQTEFFNAQVEICTRATASRRDLRDELSRLRATVGAAARDVHCVPIASGTPVLPPEEPLTVTDTERYRLMARRFASLVTRPDGIARDDGLVCGCHIHVGTLDRGRALALAQHMRPWLPVLQALAANSPYARGYDTGYQSRRAVEHARWPTVGPTPMLDEPRYLAHVARLVEDGTLLDDRMVYWHARPSEHVPTLEIRVADTNADLDTVVLLAILVRGLAATLLDRVDARVPPPPVPDPILLRAHRLAAVQGITGNGLDPVDGRERPAAELLEALLVLAQPGLDSAGDTDWAWEQWERIRADGGGAARQRAVFLRHRRFGAVVDALAAATTGS comes from the coding sequence ATGAAGATCCTCACGATGGGTGTCGAGGAGGAGTTCGTCCTGGTCGACCGGGCGACGAGGGCCCCGGTCAACCGGGCGCCGGAGGTCATCCGGCGGGCGGGCCGCGAGCTCGGCCCACAGCTCCAGACCGAGTTCTTCAACGCACAGGTCGAGATCTGCACGCGGGCCACGGCGAGCCGCCGGGACCTGCGCGACGAGCTCTCCCGGCTGCGCGCGACGGTGGGCGCGGCGGCCCGGGACGTGCACTGCGTGCCGATCGCCTCCGGCACTCCCGTACTGCCGCCCGAGGAGCCCCTGACGGTGACCGACACCGAGCGGTACCGGCTGATGGCCCGCCGCTTCGCCTCCCTCGTCACCCGCCCGGACGGAATCGCCCGCGACGACGGGCTCGTCTGCGGATGCCACATCCACGTCGGCACCCTCGACCGCGGACGCGCCCTCGCGCTCGCCCAGCACATGCGGCCCTGGCTGCCCGTGCTCCAGGCGCTGGCCGCGAACTCGCCCTACGCCCGCGGGTACGACACCGGCTACCAGAGCCGGCGCGCCGTCGAGCACGCGAGGTGGCCGACCGTCGGCCCGACGCCGATGCTCGACGAGCCCCGGTACCTCGCCCATGTGGCGCGCCTGGTCGAGGACGGGACGCTCCTGGACGACCGCATGGTGTACTGGCACGCCCGGCCCTCGGAGCACGTGCCGACCCTGGAGATCCGGGTCGCCGACACCAACGCCGACCTGGACACGGTGGTGCTGCTCGCGATCCTGGTCCGCGGTCTCGCCGCCACGCTGCTGGACCGCGTCGACGCCCGCGTCCCCCCGCCGCCGGTACCCGACCCGATCCTGCTCCGGGCCCATCGGCTCGCCGCCGTCCAGGGCATCACGGGGAACGGTCTCGATCCGGTCGACGGCCGGGAGCGGCCCGCCGCGGAACTCCTCGAAGCCCTCCTCGTCCTCGCCCAGCCCGGCCTCGACTCCGCCGGCGACACCGACTGGGCCTGGGAGCAGTGGGAGCGGATCCGCGCGGACGGCGGCGGCGCCGCGCGTCAGCGCGCGGTCTTCCTCCGGCACCGCCGGTTCGGCGCGGTGGTCGACGCGCTGGCCGCCGCCACGACGGGGAGCTGA
- a CDS encoding UdgX family uracil-DNA binding protein (This protein belongs to the uracil DNA glycosylase superfamily, members of which act in excision repair of DNA. However, it belongs more specifically to UdgX branch, whose founding member was found to bind uracil in DNA (where it does not belong), without cleaving it, appears to promote DNA repair by a pathway involving RecA, rather than base excision.), whose translation MTGTGDRGASPEAYDATPYLPSRGGLPAHRRAAAECRGCPLHRDATGTVFGRGDPDARLMLVGEQPGDQEDREGVPFVGPAGRLLHRALAEAGIDEKDLYVTNAVKHFKFTREETRGRRIHKTPTLRETRACRPWLMAELHLVSPELIVALGATAGRALLGPDFRVGTDRGVPRPLPGAGDGTRVLATVHPSAVLRAPDRQEMYAGLVADLRTAADAL comes from the coding sequence ATGACCGGTACCGGCGACCGGGGGGCTTCCCCCGAGGCGTACGACGCCACCCCCTACCTGCCGAGCCGCGGCGGACTCCCGGCCCACCGCAGGGCGGCGGCGGAGTGCCGGGGCTGCCCCCTCCACCGCGACGCGACCGGGACCGTCTTCGGCCGCGGCGACCCGGACGCGCGGCTGATGCTGGTCGGCGAGCAACCGGGCGACCAGGAGGACCGCGAGGGCGTCCCCTTCGTGGGGCCCGCCGGACGGCTGCTCCACCGCGCCCTGGCGGAGGCGGGGATCGACGAGAAGGACCTGTACGTCACCAACGCGGTCAAGCACTTCAAGTTCACCCGCGAGGAGACCCGCGGGCGCCGCATCCACAAGACGCCCACCCTCCGCGAGACCCGCGCCTGCCGGCCCTGGCTCATGGCCGAACTCCACCTGGTCTCACCCGAGTTGATCGTCGCCCTCGGGGCCACCGCCGGTCGGGCCCTGCTCGGCCCGGACTTCCGCGTCGGCACGGACCGGGGCGTGCCGAGACCGCTGCCCGGCGCCGGGGACGGCACCCGGGTCCTCGCGACCGTCCACCCCTCGGCCGTCCTGCGCGCCCCGGACCGCCAGGAGATGTACGCGGGACTCGTCGCCGACCTCCGTACCGCGGCGGACGCCCTGTGA
- a CDS encoding FAD-dependent oxidoreductase, with product MHVRSYWMESAPPGVVRPPLEGDLTADVVVVGAGIAGLCTARELARAGRDVVVLEADRIAAGVSGHTTGKLTSLHGLCYERLREGRGEAEAAAYAAAQEDALREVSRFCGERGIDAEIERRPAYTYTLDEARAGTIRAEAAAAAAAGLRATAVTRTDLPYPVAAAVRVEDQAQFHPRRFLLALADDLVALGGRVHEFTRVTGLQEGADCRLALEGGGTVHARDVVLATHFPIHCHTTLLMRLSVRRELVVAAPVEEHQAPYGMYLTVDQGVRSVRTAPLGEGRRLLIVAGEGFTPGSGGVPERYARLEGWARDRLPGFADAPTVHRWAAQDVHTTDGLPCVGHEHPDTQHVYVATGFGGWGLSNGVAAGRLLTAHLTGAPRPAWTELFDPRRVLPVRELPEVVRRQAGVARHYAAGLRHGRRCTHMGCELGFDETEQTWQCPCHGSRFASDGTVLQGPATRPLED from the coding sequence ATGCACGTTCGTTCGTACTGGATGGAGTCCGCGCCGCCCGGCGTCGTCCGGCCGCCCCTGGAGGGCGACCTCACCGCCGACGTGGTCGTGGTCGGAGCCGGCATCGCCGGACTCTGCACCGCCCGCGAGCTCGCCCGCGCCGGGCGCGACGTCGTGGTCCTCGAAGCGGACAGGATCGCGGCCGGGGTCTCCGGACACACCACCGGCAAACTGACCTCCCTGCACGGCCTGTGTTACGAGCGCCTGCGCGAGGGCCGGGGAGAGGCGGAGGCCGCGGCGTACGCCGCAGCCCAGGAGGACGCCCTGCGCGAGGTGTCGCGCTTCTGCGGGGAGCGGGGCATCGACGCGGAGATCGAGCGCCGGCCCGCGTACACGTACACCCTCGACGAGGCGCGCGCCGGGACGATCCGGGCGGAGGCGGCGGCCGCCGCCGCGGCGGGCCTGCGGGCCACGGCGGTGACCCGGACGGACCTGCCGTACCCGGTCGCCGCCGCCGTCCGGGTCGAGGACCAGGCGCAGTTCCATCCCCGCCGCTTCCTGCTCGCCCTGGCGGACGACCTGGTCGCGCTCGGCGGCCGCGTCCACGAGTTCACCCGGGTCACCGGCCTGCAGGAGGGCGCCGACTGCCGCCTCGCCCTGGAGGGCGGCGGCACGGTCCACGCCCGGGACGTCGTCCTCGCCACCCACTTCCCGATCCACTGTCACACCACCCTCCTCATGCGGCTCTCCGTACGCCGCGAGCTGGTCGTCGCCGCCCCCGTGGAGGAGCACCAGGCCCCGTACGGGATGTACCTGACGGTCGACCAGGGCGTCCGGTCGGTGCGGACCGCCCCGCTCGGCGAGGGCCGGCGGCTGCTGATCGTCGCGGGAGAGGGGTTCACACCCGGCAGCGGAGGCGTCCCCGAGCGGTACGCCCGCCTGGAGGGCTGGGCGCGCGACCGGCTGCCGGGCTTCGCCGACGCGCCGACGGTCCACCGGTGGGCCGCCCAGGACGTCCACACGACCGACGGACTGCCCTGCGTCGGCCATGAACACCCCGACACCCAGCACGTGTACGTCGCCACCGGATTCGGCGGCTGGGGCCTCAGCAACGGCGTCGCCGCGGGTCGCCTGCTCACCGCCCACCTGACGGGCGCCCCGCGCCCGGCCTGGACGGAACTCTTCGACCCGCGCCGCGTCCTGCCCGTCCGCGAACTCCCCGAGGTCGTCCGCCGGCAGGCCGGTGTGGCCCGCCACTACGCGGCCGGCCTGCGGCACGGCCGACGCTGCACGCACATGGGCTGCGAACTGGGCTTCGACGAGACCGAGCAGACCTGGCAGTGCCCCTGCCACGGCTCGCGCTTCGCCTCCGACGGCACGGTCCTCCAGGGCCCGGCCACCCGCCCCCTGGAGGACTGA
- a CDS encoding polysaccharide deacetylase family protein, giving the protein MGQGKYTAHIAVVASAVGLSLAVWGAAALMDNEAAAGMGGAPTSQSPDAKPGAPARVTPRKVPESIAHAAEAGGSAVNITIDDGPDPRWTPQMLDILKQNDVKAVFCMVGPMAKAHPDIVKRVVAEGHKLCDHTVSHDTTMDKKPFAYQKQEILDAKKMIDDASGGARIDYYRAPGGAFTPASRHLAAGLGMRPLGWNVDTKDFEQPGTASIVNTVKNELSNGPTILFHDGGGDRSQSVAALRQVLPWLKENGHAFSFPVVTTP; this is encoded by the coding sequence ATGGGGCAGGGCAAGTACACCGCGCACATAGCCGTGGTGGCTTCGGCGGTCGGGCTGAGCCTGGCGGTATGGGGTGCCGCGGCGCTGATGGACAATGAGGCCGCCGCGGGGATGGGGGGCGCACCGACCTCGCAGTCGCCCGACGCGAAGCCCGGGGCACCGGCCCGGGTGACACCGCGGAAGGTGCCCGAGAGCATCGCGCACGCCGCCGAGGCGGGGGGTTCGGCCGTGAACATCACGATAGACGACGGCCCCGACCCGCGGTGGACGCCGCAGATGCTCGACATCCTCAAGCAGAACGACGTCAAGGCCGTGTTCTGCATGGTCGGCCCGATGGCCAAGGCGCACCCCGACATCGTCAAGAGGGTCGTCGCGGAGGGCCACAAGCTCTGCGACCACACGGTGTCCCACGACACCACGATGGACAAGAAGCCCTTCGCGTACCAGAAGCAGGAGATCCTCGACGCGAAGAAGATGATCGACGACGCGTCCGGGGGAGCGAGGATCGACTACTACCGGGCGCCCGGCGGCGCGTTCACCCCGGCCAGCCGGCACCTCGCCGCCGGCCTGGGGATGCGGCCGCTCGGCTGGAACGTGGACACGAAGGACTTCGAGCAGCCGGGCACGGCCTCGATCGTCAACACCGTCAAGAACGAGCTGTCCAACGGGCCCACGATCCTCTTCCACGACGGCGGCGGCGACCGCAGCCAGAGCGTCGCGGCCCTGCGGCAGGTGCTGCCGTGGCTCAAGGAGAACGGACACGCCTTCAGCTTCCCGGTCGTGACGACCCCCTGA
- a CDS encoding TerD family protein translates to MVHALEHLVVRHTHRLPLPTATAGGGRGDVAARRFDAALMSVGFKLSAGLLEKLSRLPEETVLAVAARTLDTVREIVGDHVRHNVYFVDFPANVPDTFDFWRCCVAEALGDDTVRPGVIERLRAGVLDLLTLPSYGTYRHTYEQMLAAHDELIAAAGDRMTVLHPGGTPDEETTALYLSLAGSTTPLGDEHLRDLALLAAHRADGPQPEAIPVREHRAVVNRARLDAGADLLLDTVTDVLRLACALSGGDVGLREPTRFRALSRPVRRALLGSLDAVVAEAPAKLADVAAHREAWKRLGERLHPHEYPRWPHAAEVFAVARGEKKAPSFDSRVEELLGRGDVIGAAELLTSAPGRLLRALDRLLRAADGRKELDAVLTAFESAVPHASGRVVLSLREHVQNRTGTAGERRVFVNRVGAAWVTADTRPPLPPAVRERLCAVLDAETRRRLPAPGHLLVDPAVLDVALPLSGRATAAGLGVLPRGSVSPVEGELLRFFTYWKQTARRTDYDLSALVLDEDYATVTWLSYTALTAVEGAHSGDITDAPEGASEFIDLRLGAVRGSYIVPQVNLYSGEDFEEVEESFFGFMLRETEQKGRPFEPRTVRMKSDLRGPGRVALPLAFERGEDGGWRARWLHLYLRGAPSANRVEENRVSVAVLLRGLLARTPLTVRHLVDLMGPEATATTWWDGSTPPDGPVTYIGLERPAGLPPGSRVLTPENLRDLIPA, encoded by the coding sequence ATGGTCCACGCTCTCGAACATCTGGTCGTCCGGCACACCCATCGCCTTCCCCTCCCCACGGCAACGGCCGGGGGCGGCCGCGGCGATGTCGCGGCGCGGCGGTTCGACGCCGCCCTGATGTCGGTCGGGTTCAAGCTGTCGGCCGGGCTGCTCGAAAAGCTGTCCCGGCTGCCGGAGGAGACGGTCCTCGCCGTCGCCGCCCGCACCCTCGACACCGTCCGCGAGATCGTCGGCGACCACGTCCGGCACAACGTGTACTTCGTCGACTTCCCGGCCAACGTGCCCGACACCTTCGACTTTTGGAGGTGCTGCGTCGCCGAGGCCCTCGGCGACGACACCGTGCGCCCCGGGGTGATCGAGCGGCTGCGCGCCGGCGTGCTCGACCTCCTCACCCTCCCCTCGTACGGCACCTACCGCCACACGTACGAGCAGATGCTCGCCGCGCACGACGAACTGATCGCCGCGGCGGGCGACCGCATGACGGTCCTGCACCCCGGCGGCACCCCCGACGAGGAGACCACCGCCCTCTATCTGTCCCTGGCCGGAAGCACCACCCCGCTCGGCGACGAGCACCTGCGCGACCTCGCGCTCCTCGCCGCCCACCGGGCAGACGGACCCCAGCCCGAGGCGATCCCGGTCCGGGAGCACCGCGCCGTCGTCAACCGGGCCCGCCTCGACGCCGGCGCGGACCTCCTCCTGGACACGGTCACCGACGTCCTGCGCCTGGCCTGCGCCCTCTCCGGCGGCGACGTCGGTCTGCGCGAGCCGACCCGGTTCCGCGCGCTGTCCCGGCCCGTCCGCCGCGCCCTGCTCGGCAGCCTCGACGCCGTCGTCGCCGAAGCCCCCGCCAAGCTCGCCGACGTCGCCGCGCACCGCGAGGCGTGGAAGCGCCTCGGCGAGCGGCTGCACCCGCACGAGTACCCGCGGTGGCCGCACGCGGCCGAGGTCTTCGCCGTCGCCCGCGGCGAGAAGAAGGCACCCTCCTTCGACAGCCGCGTCGAGGAACTCCTCGGCCGCGGCGACGTCATCGGGGCGGCCGAACTCCTGACCTCCGCCCCCGGCAGGCTGCTGCGCGCCCTGGACCGGCTCCTGCGCGCGGCGGACGGGCGGAAGGAACTCGACGCCGTCCTCACCGCGTTCGAGAGCGCCGTCCCCCATGCCTCCGGCCGCGTCGTGCTCTCCCTCCGCGAGCACGTCCAGAACCGCACGGGGACGGCGGGGGAGCGGCGGGTCTTCGTCAACCGGGTCGGCGCCGCCTGGGTCACCGCCGACACCCGGCCGCCGCTGCCGCCCGCCGTACGGGAGCGGCTGTGCGCCGTCCTCGACGCCGAGACCCGGCGCCGCCTCCCCGCCCCGGGACACCTGCTCGTCGACCCCGCCGTCCTGGACGTGGCGCTCCCGCTCAGCGGCCGGGCGACCGCGGCGGGGCTCGGCGTCCTGCCGCGCGGCTCCGTCTCGCCCGTCGAGGGCGAGCTGCTGCGCTTCTTCACGTACTGGAAGCAGACCGCGCGCAGGACCGACTACGACCTGTCGGCGCTGGTCCTGGACGAGGACTACGCGACCGTCACCTGGCTCTCGTACACGGCCCTCACCGCCGTCGAGGGCGCGCACTCCGGCGACATCACCGACGCGCCCGAGGGCGCCTCGGAGTTCATCGACCTGCGGCTCGGCGCCGTCCGCGGCAGCTACATCGTCCCGCAGGTGAACCTCTACTCCGGGGAGGACTTCGAGGAGGTCGAGGAGTCGTTCTTCGGCTTCATGCTGCGCGAGACCGAGCAGAAGGGCCGCCCGTTCGAGCCGCGCACGGTCCGGATGAAGTCCGACCTGCGCGGTCCCGGCCGGGTCGCGCTGCCGCTCGCCTTCGAACGCGGCGAGGACGGCGGCTGGCGCGCACGCTGGCTGCACCTGTACCTGCGGGGCGCCCCGTCCGCGAACCGGGTCGAGGAGAACCGGGTGTCGGTGGCGGTACTGCTCCGGGGGCTGCTCGCCCGCACCCCGCTGACGGTCCGCCACCTCGTCGACCTGATGGGCCCCGAGGCCACCGCCACGACCTGGTGGGACGGCTCGACGCCGCCGGACGGACCCGTCACGTACATCGGTCTGGAGCGGCCCGCCGGCCTGCCGCCGGGCTCGCGCGTCCTCACGCCCGAAAATCTGCGCGACCTGATCCCCGCCTGA
- a CDS encoding carboxymuconolactone decarboxylase family protein, with protein MAYHALVQTAEAVRTTAAAAGLDRILVELVNLRVSQINGCAYCLDVHTRAALRAGETTRRLGVLAAWRDTELFTARERAALALAEATTAPADVLAQERAYDTARGSLNDDEISAVIWVAITINAFNRVSILSRHPVRETAARP; from the coding sequence ATGGCCTACCACGCGCTGGTCCAGACGGCCGAGGCCGTGCGCACGACGGCCGCCGCCGCGGGGCTCGACCGCATCCTGGTGGAGCTCGTCAACCTCCGTGTGTCCCAGATCAACGGCTGCGCGTACTGCCTCGACGTGCACACCAGGGCCGCCCTGCGCGCCGGCGAGACGACCCGCCGCCTGGGCGTGCTCGCCGCCTGGCGCGACACCGAGCTCTTCACGGCACGGGAGCGCGCGGCCCTGGCCCTCGCGGAGGCCACCACCGCCCCCGCCGACGTCCTCGCGCAGGAGCGTGCGTACGACACCGCCCGCGGGTCCCTGAACGACGACGAGATCTCGGCGGTCATCTGGGTGGCGATCACCATCAACGCCTTCAACCGGGTCTCGATCCTGAGCAGGCACCCCGTGCGGGAGACGGCCGCCAGGCCCTGA